The nucleotide sequence GTCGCCGACCATCATCGCCCGCTCCCGTGCCACGCCGAGGAGTTCGAGGGCGCGCAGCACGATGTCGGGTGCGGGTTTGGCGCGCGGCACCTCGTCGGAACCAAGGACGTGGTCGAAGTACCCGAGCAGGCCGAGTTGTTCGAGCAGGGTCCGGGCGCGCGGCCCGCTCTTCCCGGTCGCGACGGCGAGCCGCAGTCCGCGGCCGGTGAGTTCGGCGAGCAGGTCGGGGACGCCGTCGAACACGGTGACCTGGTGGGCCAGTCGGTAGCTCTCCCGGACGAACGGGCCCTCCAGTTCCGGGGGGAGGCCCATGATGCGCATGATGTCGGGGAAATATCGGCCGAGATGGCGGCTGTACTCCTCGAACGGCGCGGGCCCGTCCCCGACCACCTCGGCGTACGCGGCGAGGAACGCCTGCCGCATGACGCCGAAGCTGTCGACGATGACGCCGTCGAGGTCGAAGACGACGGCCTGGGGCGTGCGCAGGGTGAGGGTCGTGCCGGACGGCCGGTCGCGGTCCGCGGCGGTGGGCAGGTGGCGGGCGGGCGCGGGCGTCGGGGCGGGTACGCGGGATGCTTCTGCGGACATGGGTCTTCTCCGTGGGGTGGGGCGGGCGGTCAGCCGGGTCGGCCGGCCGGCGTGGGTCGGGGCCGGGGGCTCGCCGCCGCGGCGTAGAGGCGTTCGATCACGGCGATCGTGCGGCGGGCCCCGGCGACGGCCCGGCCGCGTGCCGCGGGGTCGGCCAACCGGGCCGGGAGTACGTCGAGTTGCCGGTCGTATTCGGCGCCGATCGGCTCGTGGGGCAGCGGGATGTCGGTGGTCACGCCGTCGACGGTGCGGGTGAGCACGGGTGCCGGCCGCCGGTTGGGGCTGAAGCCGAAGGTGCAGGTGAGGGTCGCGGTGCCCGCGGCGCCCTCGACCGTGATCCGGGTGGTGTCCACGGGCTCGTGCGAGGCCCAGCTCGCGCGCAGGGCCACCGAGACGCCGTCGTCGGTGACGAGGAAGCCGCGCGCGGAGTCCTCGACGTCGCCGGGCCGCCCGGGGCCGCCCGTGCCGCGCCAATCGGCGCCCCGCGCCG is from Yinghuangia sp. ASG 101 and encodes:
- a CDS encoding HAD-IA family hydrolase; translated protein: MSAEASRVPAPTPAPARHLPTAADRDRPSGTTLTLRTPQAVVFDLDGVIVDSFGVMRQAFLAAYAEVVGDGPAPFEEYSRHLGRYFPDIMRIMGLPPELEGPFVRESYRLAHQVTVFDGVPDLLAELTGRGLRLAVATGKSGPRARTLLEQLGLLGYFDHVLGSDEVPRAKPAPDIVLRALELLGVARERAMMVGDAVTDLTSARGAGVTAVAALWGETDEAALLAEAPDAVLRRPADLLALCPPPVAP